A DNA window from Deltaproteobacteria bacterium contains the following coding sequences:
- a CDS encoding rRNA pseudouridine synthase, whose product MSPRSTHTANSAVTPPSSSKSRKPAEPAPTRAERLQKILSQAGIASRRTAEQMIQLGRVQVNGETITRLGTTVDPQNDRILVDGHPLSLPHSHVYFMLHKPIGVVSTLRDPEGRPTVRDLLAGVRERVYPVGRLDYDSSGLLLLTNDGELTERLLHPRYQIPRTYHAKVKGTPAPETLQALRAGVQLDDGTVTAAAEVAILRITYKKAWLSIALREGRNREVRRMCEAVGHRVEKLIRMRFGPLSLGNLEIGAYRPLTASEIYELKQLVSQAPKSRA is encoded by the coding sequence ATGAGCCCTCGATCAACCCATACAGCGAATTCGGCCGTGACGCCGCCATCATCCTCGAAGAGCCGGAAACCGGCGGAGCCGGCACCGACGCGAGCGGAACGCTTGCAGAAGATCTTGAGTCAGGCAGGGATCGCCTCGCGCCGGACAGCGGAACAGATGATTCAGCTGGGGCGAGTGCAGGTGAATGGCGAGACGATCACTCGCCTGGGGACGACGGTCGATCCGCAGAATGATCGTATTCTGGTTGACGGTCATCCTCTATCTCTGCCGCATTCGCACGTCTACTTCATGCTGCACAAGCCGATTGGCGTGGTCAGCACCCTCAGAGACCCGGAGGGACGCCCGACAGTGCGCGACCTGCTCGCTGGCGTGCGCGAGCGCGTCTACCCGGTCGGGCGGCTCGATTACGATTCCTCCGGGTTGTTGCTGCTGACCAACGATGGAGAACTGACGGAGCGCTTGCTGCACCCGCGATATCAAATTCCGCGCACCTATCATGCAAAAGTGAAAGGCACGCCGGCTCCCGAAACGCTGCAAGCCTTACGCGCAGGCGTGCAACTTGATGACGGAACCGTGACCGCCGCTGCCGAGGTGGCGATTCTGCGCATCACCTACAAGAAGGCGTGGCTGAGCATTGCATTACGCGAAGGGCGCAATCGAGAAGTGCGGCGCATGTGCGAAGCCGTAGGGCATCGCGTCGAGAAACTCATCCGCATGCGCTTCGGGCCGCTGTCGCTGGGCAACTTAGAGATTGGTGCCTATCGGCCTTTGACCGCGTCAGAGATCTACGAGCTGAAGCAACTCGTTAGTCAGGCACCGAAATCCAGGGCTTGA